Below is a genomic region from Thermodesulfobacteriota bacterium.
CTTCGGGCGTAGTATATGGCGTAGATTTCCTGAGAAAGTGCCCTGACGACAAGTTTCTGGTAGTGAGCAAATGGGGAAAGAGGGTTCTCCAGGAAGAGCTGGGTTTAAAAGTTGAAGAGATTAGTCCCTGGGTAAAAAAGACTTTCAATGATTGGGACCTAGCCGCACCTTTTTCATCCGGAAGCAACCATTTCGATAGTCTGGTAATAATTCCCTGCTCGGTGTCGACTCTGGGCAAGATCGCCTCCGGAATCGCCGATACCTTGATAACCAGAGCGGCACAGGTTGCGCTCAAGGAGAGAAGAAGGCTGGTCATTGCGCTGAGGGAGACCCCGCTTAGCTCCATTGCGCTTGAAAATGCGCTTAAGCTTTCCAGAGAAGGTGCAATAATAATGCCGATAAGCCCTCCTCATTATATTGATGCAAGTACCGTAAATGACCTGGTGGAGGGTTTTGTGAATAAGGTTCTGAAGGTAATTGGAATTGACGATGGGAGCGGATGGCGGCAGGAGGATTTAGAATAGCTAACTAGGGTATAAAAATGACAACGTTACTTTCAAAAGCAATAAAGAAAGTTGAAGCTTTGCCACCAGAGTTACAGGATGGAATCGCCAAACAGATTATAGAGGATATTGATAACGAACTCAAATGGCAGAAAACGCTTGATCAACCACAGAGCAAACTTGAAAAATTAGCGGGAAAAGTTCTACAAGAGTCTAAAGCCGGAAAGACGAAGAGAATGGGATTTGACGATCTGTGAAATCGGAGCTTACTGAGGAGTTTATTGACCGTTTTCCCAAGTTACCAGAGAGAGTAAGGCGTACAGCACGAAAGAATTACAAGTTATGGAAGAAGAATCCTTACTACCCCAGTTTAGAGTTCAAACCGGTAAAAGCAACTAAAAAATCCATTCCATAAGAGTTGGACTTGGGTGGAGGGCTCTAGGGGTAATGAGAGAAGATAAGAATACGGTCGTGTGGTTCTGGATAGGGTCGCACGGTGAATACGATGCTTTGCTAAAAACCCTCTGACAACGAAACACAAATGAAAAAAAGGAACTTTCCCGACCTTCAGGAATTCATACGATATCTGGAGGCGACTGGCGACCTAAAAAGGATAAAAGCTGAGGTTGACCCGATCCTGGAAATCACCGAGATTTCTTCGAGGGTGATCAAAGAGAACGGACCTGCCCTCATTTTTGAGAACGTCAAGGGTTCACCGTTTCCTCTGGCCATTAACCTCTTTGGGAATGAAGAGAGGGTTGAGCTTGCCCTGGGAAGAAAACCGAGAGAGTTAGGCGAAGAGCTAGTTTATCTTTTCGAGAAGTTAAATCCGCCGTCGATTAAGTCGTTTTTCTCAATTCTGCCAAAAGCATTTGGGCTCCTGTCCATGAGGACCAAAAGCGTCGGGAGTGGTGTAGTTCAACAGGTAGAAGAGGAACCCAACCTGGACCGGCTTCCCATAATCAAGTGCTGGCCCAAGGACGGCGGAAGGTTTATCACATTAGGGTTGGTCTTGACCCAAGACCCGGTCACGAATAGAAGGAACTTGGGAATCTACCGGATGCAGATATACGATAAACAAACAGCCGGAATGCACTGGCATCCGCACAAGGGCGGGGCTGCACATTATCACGAAGCGACCAAGCTGGGAAAAGACCTGGAAGCGGCAGTAGTTCTCGGAGGCGACCCCAAGATGATTTTCACCGCCATT
It encodes:
- a CDS encoding UbiX family flavin prenyltransferase, translated to MRTIVGITGASGVVYGVDFLRKCPDDKFLVVSKWGKRVLQEELGLKVEEISPWVKKTFNDWDLAAPFSSGSNHFDSLVIIPCSVSTLGKIASGIADTLITRAAQVALKERRRLVIALRETPLSSIALENALKLSREGAIIMPISPPHYIDASTVNDLVEGFVNKVLKVIGIDDGSGWRQEDLE